The region GctgaatgtctggtatgtATGTCTTCTGTAGGCCCTCTAATATACCGGACCGCTGTTCGATATCGCGCTATTGACGCTGGGCAGCTTGTTAAAAGGAGTCGTGCCGGTCAAGGATAAAATCTAGTCGTCATCAAGTGCAACAGGGTCTGCCGCTATGCCCATCATGGTGGTCACAGCATGGATGAGCACCAATGTGTCACAAGAGCGACAATTGTAAGAGGTAAATTTCGGGTAGAATCACGTAGAAGATCAGCTGTCGCGTTCTGATTTGCGAGTTGCTGAATGATCGTTCTTGGCGACGATTAATATGTGTTGTGTGGGAGTTTCCTAGATGCTCATGCACGACTGAAGGGAGGGACAAGTGAGGGACAAGTGAGGGACAAGTGAGGGCAGGGCGGGACTGGAATATTGAGATGATTTAGTCTTACATAGGAAGAAGATTCAATGTtacatgtacatgtagcACTTGACTGCTGCGTGTAGCCAACATTTAAACATTCTAAGTTAGAAGGGAAGCACTGCAGGATTTCTATCAGATTCCTTGCGGAGAACATGAAAGTCTCGGCCGAAATACTGAAAATTGAAGCGAAGATATGGCGCCTCggcccatgtccatcaaGGAGTCAAGGACTGTCCATGTCACAATGTGCCACTCCGGGACGAAGGCTTGTGTCCAAGGCCCAAACCGTCGGGTTCAGTATCAACCTAGTTTCATGGCGAGAGGGTTCTGATTTCTGAATACACCAAGTATTGGCACTTCTTTCTGTGCTGCAAACAGTCCAGTGCGGTACTTTGGGGTGCAGCATGTTGCGGTAAGCAGCCTGGCCGAGTTTCCATTTCTCTGATTTGAGTGCATGTGCAgtatatacctaggtacatgtgcagtctggtcagaGTAAATATTTATATTTGAGGgttcatgttcaatgttgccttgatCCCTGGCTGCagatgaacattgaagagcacttgagcccCGCTGCCTGTCGTCAATGCGGAATCGAGGATCGGATCTTGCAGCACCAGATCCCCcattgaacatgaacattgaacattgaacatcgAAGGAATtagcaccagacggcatgGGCTCCGGACATGACgtctggtacggagtaaatgTTCCACAATCCAGAGTCTAGACCATGCCCATCGGACGTGGACGTGGATCCATGTGCTCGGTGtgtggtggtctggtccagtttgttggtttgtcTCCTTCCAGACTTGAcctcgagtctggtcaattgcTGCTTCCCTGTCGAGTGCAGAGGGGAATATGGGCTCACTATTGAattgacaccagacaccagacaccagacacctgaTGTCTACAACCTGCACAAGCATGATTGTTTccaaaagccaccaccatgcTAAAGTGTGGAGAATCAAGGTATGGCAAAAAGAGCAGTCTtcaagcttcttggcctttttggTCCCATGAGCTAGCTCTGGactaccagacttgaacaCTTATATTCTCAGTGTACCCGCCCCGGgaaatgtcaactggtattTGCCCACGCTCACACAGGTCGCGAAGTACTTCCCCACGGCCCCGAAAACTACAAGGAGCTTTGGTGGTCGTATTCGATGTTCAGCGATAGCATTTCCTGACGGATATGCGCGTGGATATGCGTATGGATTTGGGGGCAGGGGAAGCATTGCTTCCCAATGGTGACAAGAGTACCAGCTCAAGGGCACGGAGGCCagtcaagttggtgacgGAGGCAGTTCGGGAGTGCGAAGCTTTCAAGTAAGATATGAGATACCCAGCGGAATTACCAACCccctcttttctttttttgggtATTCCAATTTACTCACAATATATAGATACGCGCCTTTTTTCACCACTGACTTTCGCATAAATCAGAGTGGTCGCCCTATGCCAAGTTCTGAGTTGACCACTTCCAGCGACAGTGTTTTGACGGGGCTTGCGAAGCTCGGCCTCTATCAGACAGGAACTGAGCGTGCATTTATTTCTCTTTTTGACACAAACTATCAGTACATAGTAGCTGAAGCAACCTTGTCAACACCTCTGACTCCTGGATTGCCCAGTGACAAGTGTCCAACTCGCCTCTTGTTATGTGGCAATGCAATCCCTCGCAACCATGGAGCTTGTGAACATGTGCTATATACTACAAATTACCCAGGTTCGATACAACCGCacaaggagctggagctgtcCCTGACACTTGTGCCTGATCTTCTTACCGACGACCGGTTCTCGTCGAAGCCATACTGCCGGATTGGAGAGTCCCCGCAGTTCTACGCTGCAGTACCTATACGAACAAATAAAGGAATAAATATCGGTACCTATTCTCTCCGAAGTTCTAATAAATTATTAGGCGATTGGAATGATGAATGCACACGCAGCCTGAAGGAAATTTCAAGCTCCATCATGGACTACTTTGAAGCCAATAGGTCTAGACATGCGTATCGGCGGAATGAGCGTGTAAATAGAGGACTGGGTTCTTTTATTGAAGGAAAATCTACTCTTTCTTGCTGGCAACAGGGACCCAATGTGAAGGCATTTGAGGACAACTCCAAGTTCGAGGGCGGCTTGGACACTATGCAACAACGATTTGAGAGCCAAGGCGTGGCACAGAACGGAGACGAACCGGAACATTCTGCCACGGCCGCATACGCATCAGGTATTGGAGCGTCAGACTTCGCCAAGTTTCCTACCGAGGGGCCCCCTGGAGGTCACGAAAGCCCCTTCTTTTGCGTCGTCGCGCCAGCTTCAGAACCGTTTTGAAGCAGCCCAACCTGGTTACCTTGGGCCCTACGAGCCAGATAGCCAGACAGGCTTGCGTGAAAACGACCGGAGTGCTATATTTTCAAAAGCTGCCAACATTATTCGAGAATCTTTTGAAATAGAGGGTTGCTTATTCTTCGATGTCACAGTGGGCTCGTATAGAGCTCCTACTGTTCAGTCACCATCCGGTAATGGTGGGGGTGAGAGACCATCAAGCCGACTCTCTtcagcaagcagcagcgATGACCAGCTTTTCTCATTACCAGCGGAAGATCACGATGTCATGTGCGAGCTGCTCGGTTTTTCCACATCTGACGGGTCAAGCATAAACAGGCGCAGACTGGCGCAAAGCGAAGGAAATCTACCCAAGCAGTTCCTAGCAAAGCTGCTTCGCCGATATCCTGAAGGCAAGATTTTCAACTTTGATGCCGTTGGAGAGTTGCAATCCAGTGATTCCTCAGATGACGATCGTGGGCCATGTACCACGGTTAACGATCTGTCGCGTCCGTccagacatgacaatgacattAGCGCATCCACGACCACGGAGGGCCGAGAGAACAAAGAAAGGCAACCCCGCCGTCTAAGGGAAGGTGCCTTAATTCATAAAATGTTTGCATTCGCCCGTAGCGTAGCCTTCATACCAGTTTGGGACTCGAAGAGAGAGCGGTGGTTTGCAGGCGGCTTTGCATATACGCAAACTGCAGCAAGAGCCTTCACCGTTGAAGGCGAACTTAGTCTTCTGAAGGGGTTTTCTAACTTGATTACTGCTGAAGTCCATAAACTCGAGACTCAGCAAGTTAATCAGGCGAAGTCAGACGCATTAGGGTCGCTATCTCACGAACTACGATCTCCTTTACACGGTGTGGTCCTTGGCATTGAGCTCCTCAACGATACGGACCTCACCGTTTTTCAAGGGAACGCAACGCATACAATTGAAACATGCTGTCGGACCCTTATGGATACTATTGACCAAATTCTTGACTATGCAAAGGTCAATAGTTTTGCAGCACCACACAAGCAAGCGTCTACAGTGACCCCTTGGCGGCTAAGACAGAGAGCAGGTTCGGCACACTTTGGCAAAAGGAGCCTGTACCTGAATGCGAGGTTCGATGGACTAGTAGAGGAAGTCATGGAAACCGTGTTTGCGGGTTTCAACTTCCAGTACATGTCCGTGAGACAACTGTCTAGGCACGATGCGTGGATGACACAAACTGACGAAATCGCCCATAACCAGATGGATGCCGCACAAGCCATGGAGCAACTTGGACCTGGTGTTGGGGACACACGCGACGGAGGACAGAGGCTACACTTCGGGGACGTATCGGTCTACTTGCAGGTTGATCAAACTTGTAATTGGATGTTCCACTTACCCGGGGGTGCAATTCGACGCATTATATTGAACTTGTTTAGTAACTCGCTCAAATTTACAACCCAGGGTGCCATCTGGGTCTCACTGAGCCAAGAAAAAGCGTCGGCGAAGCGGACAAGAACAGAACGTGAACGCATCATTACATTATCAGTTCAGGATACAGGTCGGGGTATTGGCCAAGACTATATGCAATACAGATTATTCCAACCCTTTGCTCAAGAAAATGACCTTTCACCCGGAACGGGACTAGGCTTGAGTCTTGCCAAGAAAATTGTATCACAGCTTCATGGCCAGATCTCGGttcaaagtcaagttgacGTTGGGACAAGGATTACCGTTCATTTACCACTCGCGCAGTCCCCGGCAAATACTGATAAAACCAAGGAGGACCAGGACTTTGAGGATCAAGTTCAAGAGCTCACTGGCTTACGCGTCCAACTGGCTGGCTTTTCCACCGTGAAAATCGCAGAGAGGAATAAACTTGCCATGGTGGAGGACATTTGCCGGAATTCACTCCACATGGAAGTAGTTTCGCCTGACATAGGTGGGCAGTTGGCACCGGACATAGTTCTTTGGTTAGAATATGCGCTTCCAGAATCATTCGGCGAGCTCTCCGATTTTACTAAAACGCCAAACGTGGTCATCTGCCGGGATGCTCTTGCGGCGTACCGCCGATTTAGTATTCATGAATCTGCCGGTTATGAGGGTGTATTCGATTTCATATCGCAGCCGTAGGTCTAACCTCCCCCATTGCTCAACTCGAAACCAGTCTCTAACAAAAAATGGATAGAATCGGGCCTCGTAAGTTAGCGAAGTCG is a window of Pochonia chlamydosporia 170 chromosome 5, whole genome shotgun sequence DNA encoding:
- a CDS encoding histidine kinase (similar to Trichoderma reesei QM6a XP_006961247.1), producing the protein MDYFEANRSRHAYRRNERVNRGLGSFIEGKSTLSCWQQGPNVKAFEDNSKFEGGLDTMQQRFESQGVAQNGDEPEHSATAAYASGIGASDFAKFPTEGPPGAAQPGYLGPYEPDSQTGLRENDRSAIFSKAANIIRESFEIEGCLFFDVTVGSYRAPTVQSPSGNGGGERPSSRLSSASSSDDQLFSLPAEDHDVMCELLGFSTSDGSSINRRRLAQSEGNLPKQFLAKLLRRYPEGKIFNFDAVGELQSSDSSDDDRGPCTTVNDLSRPSRHDNDISASTTTEGRENKERQPRRLREGALIHKMFAFARSVAFIPVWDSKRERWFAGGFAYTQTAARAFTVEGELSLLKGFSNLITAEVHKLETQQVNQAKSDALGSLSHELRSPLHGVVLGIELLNDTDLTVFQGNATHTIETCCRTLMDTIDQILDYAKVNSFAAPHKQASTVTPWRLRQRAGSAHFGKRSLYLNARFDGLVEEVMETVFAGFNFQYMSVRQLSRHDAWMTQTDEIAHNQMDAAQAMEQLGPGVGDTRDGGQRLHFGDVSVYLQVDQTCNWMFHLPGGAIRRIILNLFSNSLKFTTQGAIWVSLSQEKASAKRTRTERERIITLSVQDTGRGIGQDYMQYRLFQPFAQENDLSPGTGLGLSLAKKIVSQLHGQISVQSQVDVGTRITVHLPLAQSPANTDKTKEDQDFEDQVQELTGLRVQLAGFSTVKIAERNKLAMVEDICRNSLHMEVVSPDIGGQLAPDIVLWLEYALPESFGELSDFTKTPNVVICRDALAAYRRFSIHESAGYEGVFDFISQPIGPRKLAKSIQLAYKHWMSLPKIPSPPVKPPRSPKSNSLYGVRLNDEAVAPVQPSNPMPFTESAANPELINPQPQHTSPTLARTVLVSDASLVCKKPAIANKILLVDDNHINLKILSAYMGKLGRPHEAVVNGREARDTYIQNPDCFVAILMDISMPVMDGLEATRQLRNFERHNQLRPVAILALTGLASHTTQREASESGVDIFLTKPVRLVALREAMELMRVFS